The DNA window CTCAAAAAGGTAGAACCTCCCTTCCCACGGATGAGTTATGATGAGATGGTTGACATCTTACAGAGTAAAGGTCTTGATTTTGAATGGGGTCAAGATCCGGGTGCCGACGAGGAGAAGATTCTCACCAAAGATCTAGAGTTACCTTTGATCGTCCATCATTATCCTTCAGAGGTAAAAGCCTTTTACATGCAAGAGGATCCTAATAGAAAAGGAACGGTATTAACTAATGACATGTTGGCTCCCGAAGGACATGGCGAGATTATCACTGGTTCCGAGAGGATTTGGAAAGTAGATGAATTGATAGAGAAGATGAAACGCTTCGGTTTGGATCCGGATTCTGAGGATTATAAATGGTATGTTGATCTGAGAAGGTACGGTTCTGTTCCACACAGCGGTTTCGGTTTAGGTATAGAACGATTCCTTAAGTGGATACTTAATCTGGATCATATTCGTGATACTATTCCCTTCCCAAGAACGATTAATCGTGTGAGGCCGTGAGGTGTATTTGAGAAAAATTGTTTGTCCGGGTGAGTTTATCGGTTATGAGAAAGAGTATTTACTCTGGGCGAAGGTGTTGCAGTAAATCGATGAAGTTGTACGCTGCGGTCATGGGTAAACTGGCGAAAAAAGGACGTAAGTTCGTATAGCCGTACCGAGGTTGTGGTCTGGTAAGAAGTATCTAGAATCCGTATCCGACGCGGTACGTATGGATGAGGCGATGCGCCTTTGTAAATAATTCTTTATAAAAAGTTAATTTCGCTGAGTTGATGTTAACAAAGAGCGAGAATAAGAAATAATTAGAATTAGTACTCATCGCAGGTATATATCCTGTCGAAATGAGTTGGGTCGTCCGGCACAGAAGAATTGTACACAGAATTTTCAAAGGTGTTATCGAACCCGTCTTCTTCTACTATGTCTATATTATTGTAGCACGCAACGGTTCCCTCAAACCTGTTTCGTTCCGTGTAGTTCATGTAAAAGCCCCAACCGTTTCGGAAAGCGCGATTGTTTATGAAATCTGAATGTAATATTATCTTCAGGAGGAACCCATATTCATTGTTATCACTAGCCTCATTACTCCTTGCAATACAATCGGTACCGTCGCCGGTGAAATAGAACCCGGTATCCCCGTAGTTTGCGTTGTTACCCTCAACAGTTCCTACAAACTCGTCGATAAAGAAACCGTACCGGCTATTCGTTACACTGCATCTGGAGATCGTTCCATCCGAACGACGTGCGAGCACGCCCGTGAAACAACCCTTGGCGTTAGAATCTATTAAAGAGAGGTTCCCAACATCGATGAAACCGTACGCTGTGTCGCATTCCCTTTCCGGTGTTAATGCCCCCGGTGTTGTTGCCTTAACGTTACAATTCTGTACAACGATGTTATCATGCTCAGAAGCGAATATAAGCCAGTGGTTATTACTGTCGTACAGAGTGTACCCTTTACAGTCTAAAGTTACATTGTCCGCCATAATGTTTATACATTCAGTTTGGTTCCAATGAGTGGCATCTATGTCTCCGCACAACTCATAATAACCTGGTTCGGTGATGTTTGTGCATGAATCGATACACTCTCCAGGAGTGCATCTTCCAACACGGTCGAAGTAGATGGGGTCATCTGGCGCCGATGTGTCATAGACTGATCCGACGAATCTGTTGTCTAAAGAGCGGTCTACCATGTCAATACCGTTGTTACAAGCAGTCGTATCCTCAAACCGGTTGTTCGTGCTATCACCTACTACACTGAGTCCAATCCCACAACCATCGATCTCAGTATGATAAAAACGGGAACCAGAAGTCGATACTACTCTGAGACCGTAGTCGGAACAATCCTTGGCAACCGTGTCTCTGAACACCTCTCCGGCCATCTCCAGGTAGTACCCAATACCGCAATCTTCGGCGGTGTTATTTGTCGTCCTTCCATCATCCACATCCATGAACGAGAAACATGTCTCAAAGCGTTCGGCATGGCAGTTTTCGATTTCCATGTCATAAGCAGTGTCAACCAAAACGCCAGTGTGACCACCGTTTCCGCTACACCTCGAATCTCTTAATGATACGTCGGCAACCATACCAAAATGGTAACCCATATTCTTCGCGTCTTCAACGTTACAGTTTATAATAGAGACATTATCATGATTGAGGACGCGAACACCGACTTGTGGGTCGAATATAGTGTATCCCTTGCAATCCAGAACAACATCATCGGTTTGTATGTCTATACACACATTATAACCCTCAGCATCTATGTCTCCGCACAACTCATAATAACCTGGTTCGGTGATGTTCGTGCATGAATCGATACATTCAGGAACGCATGCTCCGTCGCTACATGCGTACCCGACAGGGCAATCAACGATAAATGGACCTATCGGTCCCCATGGAGGAAGGGTTATGTTGAAAAGGTTGCAGCTCGTGTCACAGCACATGAACTCTGCAACAGTCTCGTCATCTACGCAGTAATCCACCTCTGTACCTGCCTGACCGGTCACGGTTCCCCTAACGAAGATATCGAACCCTCCGTCGGTATCTGTGCACTCCTGAGGCGGAAGCACGCATGCCCCTTCCTGACAGACCATATCGTACCTGCTGCAATCGATCTCTGTTGCCGCAACACAACCGTCACACTCCTCCGAACAGTAGTACTCGTTGAGTATTCTATCGTCCGTACAGTAATCGGTGTACTCGCCGAACACTCCGTCGAACAACCCTGTCGCGGTTCCTTGCACGAACGGGTTGACACCGTTAGGATGAGACGCGTCCGAATCGGTATCAGAACATCCTACTGGTGCACGGCAGGATGCTATCTTGTCAAGATATTCATCACCAATCAGCAGGTTCGTTGTGTCGTAGGTAGAACGATGGTACTCGTTTTCGAACGGGTTATTCTCCCAGATATCTACTGTGTAGAAGTAGCTTTTACGGTTGTAACAGCTCGTTGTATTGTAGAATTTGTTTGAAGTTCCGTCCACAAAAAGACCGCTTCTATTACTGTACGTTATGTTAGTGTTAATAAAGATATTGTTATCAGAATCCCAGATGAGTATACCCTCATTGCCGCTTTTGGTCACTACTGCGTCAACAACCTTATTGTAATGAGAGTTCAATAACACGATACCATAATAAACAGGGGAAATGACCGTATTATCCTCGATCACTCCTCGAAGGGTATTGTTAAAGTATATCCCCATTGATGTATTGCGAAAAGTACAGTTCTTTACGTACGGTAGTGTCGAATCTTCGGCAGCAAACCCTGCGAAAAGGTTTTCGAATATGCAGTTTCTGATCGACACGTTTTCTCTTCCAGTCACGCTTATGCCTACAACGTCCCTTGTCCCGCGGATACTGTAACCGAGACAGTCTATCATCACATCGTCCGCCTTAACATCGATACACACGCCTGAATCGGAGTTTGCGTCTATATCGCCGCAAAGAGTGTAAACACCCGGGACCTTTATCTCCATACATCTGTCTATACACTCTGGCACGGGTACACAGGCGCCTTCATGACACACATAATTATCAGGGCAATCGACATCCGATTCGTTGAGACCCGTATCGTCGCAGAAGTATTCATGTAACGTTGTCTCGTTAACACAATAATCGGTAAATGAATTTTCGGGTGTTATAACCCTTCCCTGAGTATAGATGTCGAACCCTCCGTCAGTATCCCTGCAGGGTGCGGGCGAGATCTCTATACAGTGGTAGTTCTCATCAAAAGGACCCAAGCTTGCATTACAATCGTTACAATCCTTTTCAGGGGCGCAGTATTCAGGACATGTTGGAGGCTTCGTGTCTGTTATGCCCCACCAACAGTACCCATCGCCATCGTTATCAACGCAATTAATATCATACGCTTCCGAGCTTGGAGGGACCGGAGTATAAAAACCGATCACTTCCATAAGGGTCGTATCTCTTAATATCTTTCCATAACCGTCCTCACCCCAACCAGTTCCCCAACTGTTCTTGATAATCCAGTTCGTTACACCGGTATTAGGGTCGTACTCATACCCAACTAAAACTATCGCGTGTCCTGCCCAACCCCATGTTGTACCTAAATATAACGGACCTTTCTCTATCAACGCTTTCTTGATCTCTTCAGGGTCGGTCCATCTATTAAACTTTGAAATATCATCGTAATTTTCGATCTTCCAGGCCCTCTCATCCCTATCCGCACACCTGTTTGAACAAGGCGGTTCGGACGCAACATATGGGAAACATCCTTCATCAGGTGTTCCCACGTCCCTCAAATACCTGGCGGTCGGTCCCATGTATCCACCATGACATCCGAAGGCATGCGTATCGCAAGAGACCAAATCCTGCTCTGATAAGTCTTTGTCTAAATGTTGGTTGTAATACACGTTAATAAGCCCTTCTAACGTTCCGACAGCACCGAACGCCCAACAACTTCCGCAGTGGCCTTGATTCTTTACAGGGGTCAGCCAATTCTGACAGTGCACGTCTCTCCAGTCAAACCGTTCTGGTAGGTGTGAGGATGTAGTAGGTATCTCTTCCCCTGGAACGGAAAACACGCCCCCCTTATAGTATTCAAAACCATGAGTATCGGGAAGAAAACATATATTATCGGTAGCGTTGGTAACGTTCTGACCACAAAGACCGAAGAGCCTTTTCTTTTCCTCATAGGTGTAATCAGAAACACCAGTATGTCCTGCTGTCCATCCCAGACCCAACTCCTCATTCCTTTTGTTTATTCTGTCTATCTTCGCATCGTTCTGTTTATAGATATATTCTTCGGTCGGTTTAAGAAGGGTGACGGTAGGTGCGTCTGCTTCCTGAACATAAACAGAATCTATCCAGACAGTAGCGTTCACTCCCTCTATCCTAATCTTCTCAGGTCTAGTGTCGTAAGGAAGGTTTATGGTTTCTTCAGCAACGTTGTTCAGTGTGTACTCCCCAGGGCCCCGGAGCAGATAATTACTATCCCAGACTAAATATTCTTTATCCTTTGTATCCACTAACACAACCCTTGCAAAGCTATTTTCATCTGATAGATGTATCCTTCCTGTTATCGTGAGTGATTTGATATCCTCCTTATAACTTAACGGATAATTTTTAGTATCGCGGCCGTGGATGGAAAACTCTTCCTGAATATTTATTTCTTTAAGCTCTGTCCCAGGAGGGACAGAGAAATAGACTGCCTCCTCCTCGCTCAAGATATGAACGCCTCCAGGCCCGATTACTTCGGTCTTGGGTGTTGAAATGAACATACTTGGGAGGACAAAGATAAAGAATAATATACACATAACTATAAAGGTGAGACCTAAAATGAGGACAAACCTTCTTGGCGGTAAACTCTTAAGTTTATCCACATCGACCTTCTCTTTCCCTTTCATACTTTTTTTAGATACTATATTGTCAAGGATGGCAGACCCTTTCCGCGTTAATCTGTAGTACTTCCATTTTCCCCTTTCAATCTTTTCAACAAAACCCGCGTTTGTTAATATGTCAAGATGTTCCTTGACAGTCGGTTTGGATAGGTTCAGGAGGTTTGACAACTCTGTAAGAGTATGGTCTCTCTTTCGTAGGAGTCTCAG is part of the Candidatus Micrarchaeota archaeon genome and encodes:
- a CDS encoding asparagine--tRNA ligase; amino-acid sequence: LKKVEPPFPRMSYDEMVDILQSKGLDFEWGQDPGADEEKILTKDLELPLIVHHYPSEVKAFYMQEDPNRKGTVLTNDMLAPEGHGEIITGSERIWKVDELIEKMKRFGLDPDSEDYKWYVDLRRYGSVPHSGFGLGIERFLKWILNLDHIRDTIPFPRTINRVRP
- a CDS encoding metalloregulator ArsR/SmtB family transcription factor yields the protein MDAYDEEPYTLDEEALKAINTKSRIKILRLLRKRDHTLTELSNLLNLSKPTVKEHLDILTNAGFVEKIERGKWKYYRLTRKGSAILDNIVSKKSMKGKEKVDVDKLKSLPPRRFVLILGLTFIVMCILFFIFVLPSMFISTPKTEVIGPGGVHILSEEEAVYFSVPPGTELKEINIQEEFSIHGRDTKNYPLSYKEDIKSLTITGRIHLSDENSFARVVLVDTKDKEYLVWDSNYLLRGPGEYTLNNVAEETINLPYDTRPEKIRIEGVNATVWIDSVYVQEADAPTVTLLKPTEEYIYKQNDAKIDRINKRNEELGLGWTAGHTGVSDYTYEEKKRLFGLCGQNVTNATDNICFLPDTHGFEYYKGGVFSVPGEEIPTTSSHLPERFDWRDVHCQNWLTPVKNQGHCGSCWAFGAVGTLEGLINVYYNQHLDKDLSEQDLVSCDTHAFGCHGGYMGPTARYLRDVGTPDEGCFPYVASEPPCSNRCADRDERAWKIENYDDISKFNRWTDPEEIKKALIEKGPLYLGTTWGWAGHAIVLVGYEYDPNTGVTNWIIKNSWGTGWGEDGYGKILRDTTLMEVIGFYTPVPPSSEAYDINCVDNDGDGYCWWGITDTKPPTCPEYCAPEKDCNDCNASLGPFDENYHCIEISPAPCRDTDGGFDIYTQGRVITPENSFTDYCVNETTLHEYFCDDTGLNESDVDCPDNYVCHEGACVPVPECIDRCMEIKVPGVYTLCGDIDANSDSGVCIDVKADDVMIDCLGYSIRGTRDVVGISVTGRENVSIRNCIFENLFAGFAAEDSTLPYVKNCTFRNTSMGIYFNNTLRGVIEDNTVISPVYYGIVLLNSHYNKVVDAVVTKSGNEGILIWDSDNNIFINTNITYSNRSGLFVDGTSNKFYNTTSCYNRKSYFYTVDIWENNPFENEYHRSTYDTTNLLIGDEYLDKIASCRAPVGCSDTDSDASHPNGVNPFVQGTATGLFDGVFGEYTDYCTDDRILNEYYCSEECDGCVAATEIDCSRYDMVCQEGACVLPPQECTDTDGGFDIFVRGTVTGQAGTEVDYCVDDETVAEFMCCDTSCNLFNITLPPWGPIGPFIVDCPVGYACSDGACVPECIDSCTNITEPGYYELCGDIDAEGYNVCIDIQTDDVVLDCKGYTIFDPQVGVRVLNHDNVSIINCNVEDAKNMGYHFGMVADVSLRDSRCSGNGGHTGVLVDTAYDMEIENCHAERFETCFSFMDVDDGRTTNNTAEDCGIGYYLEMAGEVFRDTVAKDCSDYGLRVVSTSGSRFYHTEIDGCGIGLSVVGDSTNNRFEDTTACNNGIDMVDRSLDNRFVGSVYDTSAPDDPIYFDRVGRCTPGECIDSCTNITEPGYYELCGDIDATHWNQTECINIMADNVTLDCKGYTLYDSNNHWLIFASEHDNIVVQNCNVKATTPGALTPERECDTAYGFIDVGNLSLIDSNAKGCFTGVLARRSDGTISRCSVTNSRYGFFIDEFVGTVEGNNANYGDTGFYFTGDGTDCIARSNEASDNNEYGFLLKIILHSDFINNRAFRNGWGFYMNYTERNRFEGTVACYNNIDIVEEDGFDNTFENSVYNSSVPDDPTHFDRIYTCDEY